The Candidatus Thioglobus sp. genome window below encodes:
- the ispG gene encoding flavodoxin-dependent (E)-4-hydroxy-3-methylbut-2-enyl-diphosphate synthase gives MKPIHTITRRKSRQIFVGNVAVGGDAPISVQSMTNTETTDVAATVRQIKAIEEAGADLVRVSVPTMQAAEAFKEIKKQVNIPLITDIHFDYKIALKVAEYGADCLRINPGNIGREDRVREVVASAKDHGIPIRIGVNAGSLEKDLQKKYTEPTPEAMVESAFRHIDILDRLNFDNYKISLKASEIFMTVFAYKQLASQIDNPLHLGITEAGSLRSGTVKSSVGLGLLLAEGIGDTIRVSLASDPVDEVRVGFDILKSLGLRQKGVNLIACPSCSRQKFDVVKVVNELESRLEDISEPIDVAVIGCVVNGPGEAKAVSVGLTGGEPNLMYVEGKTDQKVSNENLVDTLEEKIRAQLKLGLDNL, from the coding sequence ATGAAACCAATACATACCATTACCAGGAGAAAATCTCGACAAATCTTTGTCGGTAATGTCGCTGTGGGTGGTGATGCTCCAATTTCTGTACAAAGTATGACTAACACAGAAACAACAGATGTCGCTGCTACGGTTAGACAAATTAAGGCCATTGAAGAAGCTGGTGCAGATTTAGTCCGTGTTTCTGTGCCAACGATGCAAGCAGCTGAAGCTTTTAAGGAAATCAAGAAACAAGTTAACATTCCACTGATTACCGATATTCATTTTGACTACAAAATTGCACTTAAAGTGGCAGAATATGGCGCCGACTGTTTACGTATTAACCCGGGAAATATTGGCCGAGAAGATCGAGTTCGTGAAGTGGTTGCTTCAGCTAAAGATCACGGCATTCCAATTCGTATTGGTGTTAATGCTGGCTCGTTAGAAAAAGATTTGCAAAAGAAATATACCGAGCCCACGCCTGAGGCAATGGTTGAATCAGCATTTAGGCATATTGACATCTTAGATCGTCTTAATTTTGATAATTATAAAATTTCACTAAAAGCTAGTGAAATATTCATGACGGTTTTTGCCTACAAGCAGCTTGCCTCTCAAATTGACAACCCACTTCATCTTGGTATCACCGAGGCAGGTTCTCTGCGCTCTGGTACGGTCAAATCATCAGTTGGTCTAGGCTTATTACTTGCTGAGGGAATTGGTGACACTATTCGTGTTTCTCTGGCTTCTGATCCAGTAGATGAAGTCCGCGTGGGTTTTGACATTCTTAAATCATTAGGTCTAAGGCAAAAAGGTGTTAATTTAATCGCCTGTCCTTCATGCTCTCGTCAAAAATTTGACGTCGTTAAGGTGGTGAATGAATTAGAGTCTCGCCTAGAAGATATTAGTGAGCCAATTGATGTTGCTGTTATTGGCTGTGTTGTGAATGGCCCGGGTGAGGCAAAAGCAGTTTCAGTGGGTCTTACAGGTGGCGAGCCAAATTTGATGTATGTAGAGGGTAAGACGGATCAAAAGGTCAGTAATGAAAATTTAGTTGACACTCTAGAAGAAAAAATTAGAGCGCAACTCAAACTTGGTTTAGATAATTTATAG
- a CDS encoding DUF2062 domain-containing protein — protein sequence MKKLLKRYSPNPNEVKNNKRLGWLSKHLHDPSLWNFNRKSISKAFAVGLFFAFTPVPFQMLLAAPAAVIVSANLPLSIALVWITNPLTMAPIYYGCYKLGAWLLGVQIEADFVMSLEYVWQVFDSIWQPFLLGCLIVSIVSAVIGYFSIQFIYRYRVYRRSKKL from the coding sequence ATGAAAAAACTATTAAAGCGTTATAGTCCAAACCCTAATGAGGTTAAAAATAACAAACGCCTAGGCTGGCTTAGTAAGCATTTGCACGATCCTAGTTTATGGAATTTCAATCGAAAATCAATTTCTAAAGCTTTTGCAGTGGGTTTGTTTTTTGCTTTTACTCCTGTCCCATTTCAAATGCTACTTGCTGCACCAGCTGCTGTTATTGTTAGTGCTAACCTACCTTTATCCATTGCTCTAGTTTGGATCACCAATCCGCTTACCATGGCGCCTATTTATTATGGATGCTATAAGCTAGGTGCTTGGTTACTTGGTGTTCAAATCGAGGCTGATTTTGTTATGTCACTTGAATATGTTTGGCAAGTATTTGATAGTATTTGGCAGCCATTCTTATTGGGCTGTTTAATAGTTTCAATCGTCAGCGCAGTAATTGGCTATTTTAGTATTCAGTTTATTTATCGATACCGAGTTTATAGACGCTCAAAAAAACTATAA
- the rlmN gene encoding 23S rRNA (adenine(2503)-C(2))-methyltransferase RlmN translates to MENKINLLSLNQKSLDEFFAKLGAKSYCTKQLMKWIYKDHVFDFDQMLNLSKKLREELKEVACIEFPKVVTKNHALDGVIKWVIETGSENHVEMVYIPEKDRGTLCISSQVGCALACTFCSTGYQGFNRNLSTAEIIAQVLIANLHLNPVGKRISNVVFMGMGEPLLNEEAVYSACDLLLDDLSFGLSRRRVTISSSGVVPALERMSERVPVSLAISLHAANDTLRDELVPINKKYPIETLMKACDVYLNAGTQERHILFEYVMLKGVNDSSEHAKQLSKLLKGVSAKVNLIPFNPFPQSDYETSSVRTIESFQNILFSNGIRTMTRRTRGEDVDAACGQLAGKVKDKTKRADARRN, encoded by the coding sequence ATGGAAAACAAAATAAATCTTTTAAGTCTTAATCAGAAATCACTAGATGAATTCTTTGCAAAGCTGGGTGCAAAATCTTATTGTACTAAGCAATTAATGAAGTGGATTTATAAAGATCACGTGTTTGATTTTGATCAAATGCTTAATCTTAGCAAAAAATTAAGAGAAGAGCTTAAAGAGGTTGCCTGTATTGAATTTCCAAAAGTTGTTACTAAAAATCATGCATTAGATGGTGTTATAAAATGGGTAATTGAAACCGGCAGCGAAAACCACGTTGAAATGGTCTACATTCCTGAAAAAGATCGAGGCACTTTATGCATCTCCTCGCAAGTTGGCTGCGCTTTGGCTTGTACGTTTTGTTCGACTGGTTACCAAGGTTTTAATAGAAACCTTTCCACAGCAGAAATAATTGCCCAAGTATTGATTGCTAATTTGCATTTAAACCCAGTTGGAAAGCGAATCTCTAACGTTGTCTTTATGGGTATGGGCGAGCCATTACTTAATGAAGAGGCGGTTTATAGTGCTTGTGATTTATTATTAGATGATCTTTCATTTGGTTTATCTCGTCGTCGAGTGACTATTTCCAGCTCTGGTGTTGTACCTGCTTTAGAGAGAATGAGTGAGCGAGTTCCAGTAAGTTTAGCTATTTCTTTGCATGCAGCAAATGACACTTTACGTGATGAGCTGGTTCCTATCAATAAAAAATACCCTATTGAAACATTGATGAAAGCATGTGATGTATATTTGAATGCTGGCACCCAAGAGCGTCACATTTTATTTGAGTATGTGATGTTAAAAGGTGTGAATGATTCTTCAGAGCATGCCAAACAGCTTTCTAAACTTTTAAAAGGGGTTTCTGCTAAAGTTAATTTAATTCCTTTTAATCCTTTTCCACAATCTGATTATGAAACTTCTAGCGTTAGGACGATTGAAAGTTTTCAAAATATTTTATTCTCTAATGGTATTCGAACTATGACTAGACGTACCCGTGGCGAAGATGTGGATGCGGCTTGTGGGCAGTTAGCAGGTAAAGTGAAAGATAAAACTAAACGAGCAGATGCTAGACGGAATTGA